In one Deltaproteobacteria bacterium genomic region, the following are encoded:
- a CDS encoding ABC transporter permease, which translates to MRIDIDLFQEIFATVRANKLRTFLTGFSVAWGIFMLILLLGSGTGIQNGVRNEFKGIATNGIWIHQGQTSEPFAGLQPGRPIKFTNRDYREIKESIPGVEHITARYYKGSSTTITYKEETGVFSIIGCHPDHRYMRETILLEGRNLNDKDVREFRKVAFVGVQVRDQLFKGVAPVGRFINISGVPFKVVGVFTDDYNERTQRLIYLPISTVQKVFGRGDRIHAVLFTTGDATIQESLAMQKAVRNKMAARHRFNPEDEKALRIWSSAQDFHKFATLFSNIRIFIWLVGIGTIFAGIVGISNIMLIAVKERTKEIGIRKALGATPWSIIGLVLTESVLITAISGYFGLVLGVGVIELLAGSLPALDMFQNPEVDFSVAVSALALLVAAGLIAGFFPARKAAAIHPVEALRDE; encoded by the coding sequence ATGCGCATCGACATCGACCTTTTCCAGGAAATTTTCGCCACCGTCCGCGCCAACAAACTGCGGACCTTTCTCACCGGGTTCAGCGTGGCCTGGGGCATTTTCATGCTGATTCTGCTGCTGGGTTCCGGCACGGGCATCCAGAACGGGGTGCGCAACGAATTCAAGGGGATCGCCACCAACGGTATCTGGATCCACCAGGGCCAGACCAGCGAACCCTTTGCGGGACTGCAGCCGGGACGCCCTATCAAATTCACGAACAGGGACTATCGTGAAATAAAGGAATCCATCCCGGGGGTCGAACACATTACGGCGCGCTACTACAAGGGGAGCAGCACCACGATCACCTACAAGGAGGAAACCGGCGTCTTCAGTATAATCGGCTGCCACCCGGACCATCGCTACATGCGTGAAACCATTCTGCTGGAGGGTCGCAATCTCAACGACAAGGACGTGCGCGAGTTTCGCAAAGTCGCCTTCGTGGGCGTCCAGGTACGCGACCAGCTCTTCAAGGGCGTTGCGCCCGTCGGACGGTTCATCAACATCAGCGGCGTCCCTTTCAAGGTTGTCGGCGTATTCACCGACGACTACAATGAACGCACCCAACGGCTGATCTACCTGCCGATCTCCACCGTCCAGAAGGTTTTTGGGCGCGGGGACCGCATCCACGCAGTCCTTTTCACCACCGGTGACGCCACCATCCAGGAGAGCCTGGCCATGCAGAAGGCGGTGCGCAACAAGATGGCCGCCCGCCACAGGTTCAACCCAGAAGATGAAAAGGCGCTGCGCATATGGAGCAGCGCCCAGGATTTCCATAAATTCGCAACCCTGTTCAGCAATATTCGCATCTTTATCTGGCTGGTCGGTATCGGCACCATCTTTGCCGGCATCGTCGGCATCAGCAACATCATGCTGATCGCGGTAAAGGAGCGCACCAAGGAGATCGGCATCCGCAAGGCGCTCGGAGCCACGCCATGGTCCATCATCGGCCTGGTGCTGACCGAATCCGTACTGATAACGGCCATTTCCGGCTATTTCGGCCTGGTGCTGGGTGTTGGGGTCATCGAACTCTTAGCCGGCAGCCTGCCGGCCCTCGACATGTTCCAAAATCCCGAGGTGGATTTCAGCGTAGCTGTCAGCGCACTGGCGCTGCTGGTGGCCGCGGGTCTGATCGCCGGCTTCTTCCCGGCCAGGAAGGCGGCCGCGATCCACCCGGTGGAGGCGCTGAGAGATGAGTGA
- a CDS encoding ABC transporter ATP-binding protein has product MIQIRNLHKTYTMGRNELHVLKGIDLTIARGEMVSIMGSSGSGKSTLLNVLGLLDGYDRGEYQLNDTLIKDLSESKAAYFRNRFFGFVFQSFNLISFKSALENVALPLYYQKIGRKKRNRLALEYMEKMGMRDWAGHMPGELSGGQQQRVAIARAMISHPEVILADEPTGALDTDTSYEVMDLFREINAEGVTVIIVTHEHDIAARTGRTIRLKDGRILNRE; this is encoded by the coding sequence ATGATTCAGATTCGGAATCTGCATAAGACCTACACCATGGGCAGAAACGAGCTGCATGTGTTGAAAGGCATCGACCTTACCATCGCCCGGGGGGAGATGGTTTCCATCATGGGCTCCTCGGGCTCGGGCAAATCCACGCTTTTGAACGTCTTAGGGCTGCTGGACGGGTACGACCGGGGCGAATACCAACTGAATGACACCCTGATAAAGGATCTCAGTGAAAGCAAAGCCGCCTACTTCCGCAACCGTTTTTTCGGCTTTGTCTTCCAGTCTTTCAACCTGATCTCCTTTAAAAGCGCCCTGGAAAATGTGGCCCTGCCGCTCTACTATCAAAAGATCGGCCGCAAGAAACGCAACCGGCTCGCACTTGAGTATATGGAAAAAATGGGTATGCGCGACTGGGCCGGGCACATGCCCGGTGAGCTTTCCGGCGGTCAGCAGCAGCGGGTGGCCATTGCCAGGGCCATGATATCGCACCCTGAGGTCATCCTGGCGGATGAACCTACCGGTGCCCTGGATACGGACACGTCCTATGAAGTGATGGACCTGTTCCGGGAGATCAACGCCGAAGGGGTGACGGTCATCATCGTCACCCACGAACACGACATCGCCGCCAGAACCGGCCGGACGATTCGTCTCAAAGATGGGCGGATTCTCAATCGGGAATAA
- a CDS encoding ABC transporter permease — MIFDRDSWQEITHTLGQNKLRSFLTAFGVFWGIFLLLIMVGAGRGLQNGAMDDFSGRATNSVYLWTRLTTIPYKGFPIRRRFYFDNDDTEALRQNIPEIKYLGPRNQAGGHRGVTNVSRGLKNGAFNINGDYPEYRQIQILQITHGRFVNDLDMRGRRKVAVIGTHVRDVLFEPGETPIGKYILIQGVYFKVVGVFASNREGDQAEEETQTVFIPFTTFQHTFHFGKRVSWYSITSQPDIPVSVVEEKAIALLAERHQVSPDDRAAFGSYNAEKEYHKIVNLFKGINLLIWFVGTFTLVAGVIGVSNIMLIVVKERTREIGIRRAIGATPFNILSQILAESVLLTAVSGYTGLFAGVVTIELVARALESAGAGIEYFRNPGIDLKVAIAALSILVVCGVFAGLIPGKKAISIKPVEAIRDD; from the coding sequence ATGATTTTCGACCGCGACAGTTGGCAGGAAATCACCCATACCCTCGGACAGAACAAGCTGCGCTCGTTTCTGACCGCCTTTGGTGTTTTCTGGGGCATTTTTCTCCTGCTGATCATGGTAGGTGCAGGCAGGGGGCTGCAGAACGGCGCCATGGACGACTTCAGCGGCAGGGCCACCAACAGCGTTTACCTCTGGACCCGTCTCACAACCATCCCATACAAGGGGTTTCCCATCAGAAGACGCTTCTATTTCGACAATGACGACACCGAGGCCCTGCGGCAGAACATCCCCGAAATCAAGTATCTGGGGCCTCGCAACCAGGCAGGCGGCCACAGGGGGGTGACCAATGTGTCCCGGGGCCTGAAGAACGGCGCCTTCAACATCAACGGCGACTACCCGGAGTACAGGCAGATACAGATCCTGCAGATAACGCACGGCCGGTTCGTCAATGACCTGGACATGCGCGGCAGGCGCAAGGTGGCGGTCATCGGCACCCACGTGCGCGACGTCCTGTTCGAACCCGGCGAGACCCCTATTGGCAAATACATCCTGATCCAGGGGGTGTACTTCAAAGTGGTCGGTGTGTTCGCCTCCAACCGGGAGGGCGATCAGGCCGAAGAAGAAACGCAGACTGTCTTCATCCCCTTCACGACCTTCCAGCACACCTTCCATTTCGGCAAAAGGGTCAGTTGGTATTCGATCACATCACAGCCGGACATCCCGGTCTCGGTGGTGGAGGAGAAGGCGATCGCCCTGCTTGCAGAACGCCATCAGGTGTCCCCGGACGACCGCGCCGCCTTCGGCAGCTACAACGCGGAAAAGGAATACCACAAGATTGTCAATCTGTTCAAAGGCATCAACCTCCTCATCTGGTTCGTGGGTACCTTCACACTCGTCGCCGGCGTGATCGGCGTCAGCAACATCATGCTCATCGTCGTCAAGGAGCGCACACGGGAGATCGGCATCAGAAGGGCTATCGGCGCCACGCCCTTCAACATCCTTTCGCAGATCCTGGCGGAATCGGTTCTGCTCACCGCCGTATCCGGCTACACCGGTCTGTTTGCAGGCGTGGTGACCATCGAGCTGGTGGCGCGGGCCCTTGAATCCGCCGGAGCCGGGATCGAGTATTTCCGCAACCCGGGAATCGATTTAAAGGTTGCAATCGCGGCACTTTCCATTTTAGTGGTATGTGGCGTGTTCGCCGGCCTCATACCGGGCAAAAAGGCCATCAGCATCAAACCGGTGGAGGCCATCCGGGACGACTGA
- a CDS encoding sigma 54-interacting transcriptional regulator, whose protein sequence is MKKQRSLEPELRDFFSIVQKAALANPFDADRSAFDRQLSGLTGNVPPEKQIEKAVYEVGQRVELLEKEGQADFRLYAGDDRQLVRTALLFQYFYRFREKFDRFILDQIDAGDTSLKVPFSQEALSFLRKRGFGIEESRRYFALSYQLRRAYFFINRRLVGRSPAMTRLRFNLWNNVFTHNIDLYERYLLNRMEDFSTLFLGETGTGKGIAAMALGCSGFIPFNEKKKSFQESFTRAFVSINLSQYPGTLIESELFGHKKGAFTGAVKDHIGVFGRCSPFGAILLDEIGEVKAPLQIKLLEVLQERIFFPVGSHEKSRFQGRVIAATNRPLKDLRSKKGLRDDFYYRLSSDIITVPPLRTRIQENPDELYDLLSFTIEKMIGTPSPEIVDMIKRVIAEDLGPEYAWPGNVRELEQCVRRIVLSRNYAGDDPEPASNDIAARLQKSIESGEIDAQNLLGGYCTMLYQRFGTFEEVARRTNLDRRTVKKYIGEWPHDSDSESA, encoded by the coding sequence ATGAAAAAGCAACGCTCACTCGAACCCGAACTGCGTGATTTTTTCAGCATCGTTCAAAAGGCCGCCCTGGCCAATCCCTTCGATGCAGATCGCAGCGCGTTCGACCGCCAGCTCTCGGGGCTGACCGGGAATGTGCCCCCCGAAAAGCAGATCGAAAAGGCCGTGTACGAGGTCGGGCAACGCGTCGAGCTCCTGGAAAAAGAGGGGCAGGCGGATTTCCGCCTCTATGCGGGCGACGACCGGCAACTGGTCAGGACCGCCCTCCTCTTCCAGTATTTCTACCGGTTCAGGGAAAAGTTCGACCGGTTCATCCTCGACCAGATCGATGCCGGCGACACCAGCCTGAAGGTGCCCTTTTCCCAGGAGGCGCTTTCCTTTCTGCGCAAAAGGGGCTTCGGCATCGAGGAATCCCGCCGCTACTTTGCCCTGAGTTACCAGCTGCGCCGGGCCTACTTTTTCATCAACCGGCGTCTGGTGGGGCGCAGCCCGGCCATGACCAGGCTGCGTTTCAATTTGTGGAACAATGTGTTCACCCACAACATCGATCTTTACGAACGCTATCTCCTCAACCGCATGGAGGATTTCTCCACCCTCTTTTTGGGGGAAACCGGCACCGGCAAAGGCATCGCCGCCATGGCCCTGGGATGCTCGGGCTTCATCCCTTTCAACGAAAAGAAGAAAAGCTTTCAGGAAAGCTTCACGCGCGCCTTCGTCTCCATCAACCTCTCCCAGTATCCCGGGACCCTGATCGAGTCCGAACTTTTCGGTCACAAAAAGGGGGCCTTTACCGGCGCGGTGAAAGATCACATCGGCGTTTTCGGCCGGTGCAGCCCCTTCGGCGCCATCCTTCTCGACGAAATCGGGGAGGTCAAAGCGCCCCTGCAGATCAAACTGCTCGAGGTGCTTCAGGAACGGATTTTCTTTCCGGTGGGCAGCCACGAAAAGAGCCGTTTTCAGGGACGCGTCATTGCGGCGACCAACCGGCCGCTCAAGGACTTGAGGTCGAAAAAAGGCCTCAGGGACGATTTCTACTACCGCTTGAGTTCGGACATCATCACGGTGCCGCCGTTGCGGACGCGCATTCAGGAAAACCCGGATGAGTTGTACGATCTGCTCTCCTTTACGATCGAAAAAATGATCGGCACGCCGTCCCCCGAAATCGTGGACATGATCAAGCGGGTGATCGCCGAGGATCTGGGCCCGGAATATGCGTGGCCGGGAAATGTGAGGGAACTGGAGCAGTGCGTCCGCCGCATCGTGCTGAGCAGAAACTACGCGGGTGACGATCCGGAACCGGCATCCAACGACATCGCTGCGCGGCTGCAAAAAAGCATCGAAAGCGGCGAGATAGATGCCCAGAACCTTTTGGGCGGATACTGCACCATGCTCTACCAGCGCTTCGGCACCTTCGAGGAAGTGGCCCGGCGGACCAACCTGGACAGGCGTACCGTCAAAAAGTATATCGGTGAATGGCCCCATGATTCAGATTCGGAATCTGCATAA